A section of the Acropora muricata isolate sample 2 chromosome 4, ASM3666990v1, whole genome shotgun sequence genome encodes:
- the LOC136914415 gene encoding AP-3 complex subunit sigma-1-like, with product MIKAILVFNNHGKPRLTKFFAHYSEDMQHQIIRETFHIVSRRDDNVCNFLEGGTLIGGSDFKIIYRHYATLYFVFCVDSSESELGILDLIQVFVETLDKCFENVCELDLIFHMDKVHYILQEIVMGGMVLETNMSEILTHIEAQNKLEKSEAGISAAPQRAMSAVRNISPNLHNIPKPNINLPSMPSLPHINLPSFK from the exons ATGATCAAGGCGATTCTGGTCTTCAACAACCATGGGAAACCACGTTTGACCAAGTTCTTTGCTCATTAT TCAGAAGACATGCAACATCAGATTATTAGAGAGACATTTCATATTGTGTCAAGGAGAGATGACAATGTTTGTAATTTCTTGGAAGGAGGAAC tttgaTAGGGGGATCTGACTTCAAGATTATCTACAGGCATTATGCAActctctattttgtgttttgtgtGGATTCTTCTGAAAGTGAACTTGGAATTCTTGATCTCATACAG gtGTTTGTGGAAACCTTAGAcaaatgttttgaaaatgtttgtgaGTTGGATCTCATATTTCATATGGATAAG GTGCACTACATCTTGCAAGAAATAGTCATGGGTGGAATGGTGTTAGAAACTAATATGTCGGAGATCTTAACTCACATTGAAGCTCAGAATAAACTGGAAAAATCAGAG GCTGGGATCAGTGCTGCACCACAAAGGGCAATGTCTGCTGTCAGAAATATCAGTCCAAACTTACACAATATCCCAAAACCTAACATTAATTTACCATCTATGCCGTCGCTCCCGCATATCAACTTACCCTCTTTCAAGTAG
- the LOC136914387 gene encoding alpha-mannosidase 2-like: MKKWIVLLGGGMFCVLFLSMYFVVDQLGRMPTSEEIRNVEMKRKFEGPLDELEKDMSRLESNLERSGKIMSNMQESVDKILFRGKKPNVAVKGQIPSSMARQPDEQAVGTDDGCVFSGTASGKSANVKMLDMFDIMPFDNIDGGAWKQGWDVQYDDNSFDEEPLNVFVVPHSHNDPGWIKTLDQYYTQQTRHILDNVVDALAEDKRRKFIWAEISYFSMWWSEADEDRKKRALDQLSSGQLEIVTGGWVMNDEANTHYYAMLDQMIEGHQWMSKFLGPAIKPMSGWAIDPFGHTPTMAYLLKRMGFNSMLIQRTHYQVKKHLAKDKNLEFMWRQNWDHGSSTDMFCHMMPFYSYDVPHTCGPEPKICCQFDFRRLPGGGVTCPWRIAPQQIDVNNVAQRSKMLLDQYKKKAQLYRTNVLFAPLGDDFRYETTFDTHAQFTNYQRIMDYINSHPEMKAKVQFGTLSDYFNALFKATGTEPGGQPENFPALSGDFYTYADREDHYWSGYYTSRPFYKNLDRELESKHRAAEIIFSLAESHVRHRGSSSFPVEQLYGLLTKARQNLALFQHHDGITGTAKDFVVVDYGQRMLQSLNDVQSVIQESAQLLLTSDMAFYQPADPLIPPLKFEKYRLAHDALPTKEVVTLSDTPRAVVFYNSLTTTREQVVSLHISDPEVMVSDSDGAEIASQVNVWWDHRNRISTAKYEVLFVAKVPALGLTTYFVSSGRGSKLSERATITAFNSQEPHNIGGNFKVESKIPGEENILLENDEVKLEFSGASGLLKTITHMKDGTVTEAAIDFATYGTKSSGDRSGAYLFLPDGPAVTHGRGEQPAVYVIRGKLMQEVRVALPNVVHVVRLYSVPGPERRMVDIQNKVDIKNLVNKELVMRIKSSVKNSNREFYTDLNGFQMQKRKTLDKIPIQANFYPLPSMAFLQDKSTRLTLLSSQPNGVASLHQGEFQVVLDRRLYQDDNRGLGQGVTDNKETLANFRLLVEEFTTAHDGPVDGPVAYPSLLAHRLLHHLAHPLLALLTPIELSNDIDLKSSFNSLRSDLPSDIFMVTLRSVEDKQRPRPSGEALLVLHREGYDCNFECKGIGRTSRGQVELNHLFQDLFIDRLQSTSLTLLHEYQELDPSSPLNVKPMELYSYKMRLT, encoded by the exons ATGAAGAAATGGATAGTCCTGCTTGGTGGAGGCATGTTCTGTGTCCTTTTCCTATCCATGTATTTTGTTGTGGATCAGCTGGGGAGAATGCCTACCTCTGAAGAGATCCGAAACGTTGAG ATGAAGAGGAAATTTGAAGGTCCTTTAGATGAACTCGAAAAGGACATGAGCCGGCTAGAGAGCAATCTTGAAAGGTCTGGAAAAATTATGAGCAATATGCAGGAGTCTGTAGACAAAATACTATTTCGTGGCAAGAAACCAAATGTTGCTGTGAAAGGGCAAATTCCATCCTCAATGGCAAGACAACCTGATGAACAGGCTGTTGGTACTGATGATGGCTGTGTGTTTTCAGGTACAGCATCTGGAAAGTCTGCTAATGTCAAG ATGCTGGACATGTTTGACATTATGCCATTTGATAATATCGATGGAGGTGCCTGGAAGCAGGGTTGGGATGTTCAATATGATGACAACTCATTTGATGAAGAGCCTCTGAATGTTTTCGTAGTTCCTCACTCCCACAATGACCCTG GCTGGATAAAGACGCTTGATCAGTATTACACTCAACAGACTCGACACATTCTTGACAATGTAGTAGATGCTCTGGCAGAGGACAAAAGGAGGAAATTTATTTGGGCAGAAATATCATATTTTTCTATGTGGTGGAGTGAAGCTGATGAAGACAGAAAGAAACGTGCTCTAGA CCAGTTATCCAGTGGACAGTTGGAAATCGTAACAGGTGGTTGGGTTATGAATGATGAAGCCAACACCCATTACTATGCTATGCTGGATCAAATGATTGAAGGCCATCAGTGGATGTCAAAATTTCTTGGTCCAG CCATAAAGCCAATGTCAGGATGGGCCATTGATCCATTTGGGCACACACCCACCATGGCTTATCTTCTTAAACGGATGGGTTTTAATTCTATGTTGATCCAGCGGACTCATTATCAAGTGAAGAAACATCTTGCAAAAGACAAAAACCTAGAATTCATGTGGAGGCAAAACTGGG ACCATGGATCATCAACAGATATGTTTTGTCACATGATGCCATTTTACAGTTATGATGTTCCTCACACTTGCGGCCCAGAACCAAAG ATTTGCTGTCAGTTTGACTTCCGTCGCCTGCCAGGTGGAGGTGTCACTTGTCCATGGAGGATTGCACCTCAACAAATTGATGTCAATAATGTCGCACAAAG GTCTAAAATGCTCCTGGACCAGTACAAGAAAAAGGCTCAACTATACCGCACCAATGTGTTGTTTGCACCTTTGGGTGATGATTTTCGTTATGAAACTACCTTCGACACCCATGCCCAGTTCACTAATTACCAG CGAATTATGGACTACATTAACTCTCATCCAGAGATGAAAGCTAAG GTTCAATTTGGAACTTTAAGTGACTATTTTAATGCTCTGTTCAAAGCCACAG GTACCGAGCCTGGAGGTCAACCCGAAAATTTCCCAGCTTTGTCTGGCGATTTTTACACATACGCTGATAG GGAAGATCACTATTGGAGTGGTTATTACACATCCCGtccattctacaagaacttGGATAGAGAATTGGAGTCCAAGCACAG GGCCGCTGAAATAATTTTCTCCTTGGCTGAATCACACGTACGGCATCGTGGCAGCTCTAGTTTTCCTGTGGAGCAGTTGTATGGTCTGTTGACAAAAGCCCGACAAAACTTGGCTTTGTTTCAACACCATGACGGCATCACTGGTACAGCAAAGGACTTCGTGGTTGTGGATTATGGACAGAG AATGCTTCAGTCCTTGAATGATGTACAAAGTGTGATACAGGAATCAGCGCAGCTTCTGTTGACATCTGACATGGCATTTTATCAGCCAGCGGATCCATTGATTCCTCCTCTGAAATTC GAAAAATACAGGCTAGCCCATGATGCTTTGCCAACCAAGGAAGTCGTAACACTGTCCGACACACCGAG agcAGTGGTATTTTATAATTCCCTGACGACAACAAGAGAACAAGTGGTCAGTCTACACATCTCTGATCCTGAAGTAATG GTGAGTGACAGTGACGGAGCAGAAATTGCAAGTCAGGTGAATGTGTGGTGGGACCACAGAAACAGAATATCAACCGCTAAGTATGAG GTTTTATTTGTTGCCAAAGTTCCGGCACTTGGCCTCACCACATATTTTGTATCGTCTGGCCGCGGATCAAAGCTCAGCGAACGTGCGACCATAACAGCTTTTAACTCTCAAGAACCTCACAACATAGG GGGAAACTTTAAAGTTGAATCCAAGATACCTGGTGAAGAAAATATTTTGCTAGAAAATGATGAGGTGAAGCTCGAATTTAGCGGTGCCAGTGGACTTTTGAAG ACTATCACACATATGAAAGATGGGACTGTGACCGAAGCAGCCATTGATTTTGCTACCTACGGCACAAAGTCCTCAGGAGATAGAAGTGGCGCATATCTTTTTCTTCCAGATGGGCCAGCGGTG ACTCATGGCAGGGGAGAACAGCCCGCGGTTTATGTGATCCGAGGAAAACTG atGCAAGAGGTGCGAGTTGCCCTTCCTAATGTTGTCCATGTGGTACGACTTTATTCAGTTCCTG GACCAGAAAGGCGGATGGTGGATATTCAAAATAAAGTGGACATTAAAAATCTGGTCAACAAG GAATTGGTGATGCGAATCAAGAGCAGTGTAAAGAACAGCAACCGGGAGTTTTACACGGACTTGAATGGGTTTCAG ATGCAAAAGCGTAAAACGTTGGATAAAATTCCCATTCAAGCCAATTTCTATCCTCTTCCATCTATGGCGTTCCTTCAGGATAAATCCACGCGGTTGACTCTGCTTTCCTCTCAGCCTAATGGCGTGGCCAGTCTTCATCAAG GTGAATTCCAGGTAGTTCTTGATCGCCGTCTGTATCAGGATGACAACAGAGGCCTGGGTCAGGGTGTTACTGATAACAAAGAGACTCTAGCAAACTTTCGACTTCTCGTGGAAGAATTTACAACTGCACATGATGGACCT GTTGATGGCCCTGTGGCTTACCCCTCCCTCCTGGCTCATCGATTGTTGCATCATCTAGCTCATCCTCTCTTGGCGTTATTAACTCCTATCGAATTATCCAATGATATTGATCTAAAGTCAAGTTTCAACAGCCTTCGATCTGATCTTCCCAGTGACATCTTTATGGTCACGCTTCGTTCAGTGGAGGATAAACAGCGGCCTCGACCCAGCGGTGAGGCACTGCTGGTGCTCCATCGGGAAGGATATGACTGTAATTTCGAGTGCAAGGGTATTGGAAGAACCAGCAGGGGACAG
- the LOC136914412 gene encoding calcyclin-binding protein-like: MEKAQDLQGTKEELQSLLSTATRSRVKKLLQDELERVEREIIDAEKQGANGSAEVLNETEMEPKRPIVKKPQATMAKITSYAWDQSAKFVKIYITLPEVETLPEENISSKFTKSSIELRVLGLKGKNHQFQMIHLLHPIIPESSSVKIKTGKVSMLLKKEREENWSCLTSTENLKATKQEPKYDESKDPGESIMGLMRKMYDEGDDEMKRTIAKAWTESREKQNTMDLP, translated from the coding sequence ATGGAAAAAGCTCAAGATTTACAGGGGACTAAAGAGGAGCTTCAGAGCCTTCTTTCAACAGCAACTCGGTCTCGAGTCAAGAAACTGCTTCAAGACGAGTTGGAACGTGTAGAACGAGAGATCATTGATGCAGAGAAACAAGGAGCGAATGGTTCCGCGGAAGTCCTCAACGAAACAGAGATGGAACCTAAAAGACCAATTGTCAAGAAGCCACAAGCTACAATGGCAAAAATCACATCGTATGCGTGGGATCAGTCAGCGAAATTCGTCAAAATTTACATAACTTTGCCCGAGGTCGAAACCCTCCCAGAAGAGAATATTTCGTCCAAATTCACCAAAAGTTCAATCGAGCTGCGAGTGCTGGGTCTTAAAGGTAAGAATCATCAGTTTCAGATGATTCATTTGTTACATCCTATTATACCAGAGTCAAGCTCGGTGAAGATCAAGACGGGAAAAGTCAGTATGTTGTTGAAGAAGGAGAGGGAAGAGAACTGGTCGTGTTTGACATCAACTGAAAATTTAAAGGCTACAAAACAGGAACCCAAATATGATGAGAGCAAAGACCCCGGAGAAAGCATAATGGGTTTGATGAGGAAAATGTATGATGAGGGTGACGATGAAATGAAGAGGACCATTGCAAAGGCCTGGACAGAGTCAAGAGAGAAACAGAACACCATGGATTTACCCTGA